From the genome of Naumannella halotolerans, one region includes:
- the ngcE gene encoding N-acetylglucosamine/diacetylchitobiose ABC transporter substrate-binding protein yields the protein MGDASGLSRRSLLRGAFAALAVGGLTGCTRLPVPAPTTTPTGTEERTAENPFGVDKAAALAAVVFGTDPANSYADHQIGMYNTWAGGQVATLTVTANVAADVQPRFDAGNPPDVVENKAMSEEAGTGMPVAAMSTPALVEANRLADLSVLLDAPTIDDPNTKVRDQLMPGTEQLGSFDGTMRVLNYAFHMWGWWYSNTLFADNGWSPANTWDEFLALCDTIKSTGLAPIIHPGLNTEQLGVMVLTAAIKHGGNQVALDIDNLTPESWTNDNLLLAAEQFQELYDQGFLFSGSEELDLSTSRTEWAQGRAAMLPSGSWLERDLDSTVPMTFEMKVAPHPSAEDDEMPYETIFGGTGAGYVIGEAAMNKPGGLEYLRILLSEEASQEFTARTQTLAAVKGAWENLTDPPSGLESMARATRAAGDNIVNVLSTTVPWYPGLQQALQSEMARLTTGQTKADEFCEAMQEAADSLRTDVTVTKFERTS from the coding sequence ATGGGCGATGCGAGCGGGCTGAGTCGACGGAGCCTGCTCCGTGGTGCGTTCGCCGCGCTGGCGGTGGGTGGCCTGACGGGCTGCACGCGGCTACCCGTGCCGGCACCGACGACGACGCCGACCGGCACCGAGGAACGCACCGCCGAGAATCCCTTCGGGGTGGACAAGGCCGCAGCGCTGGCCGCCGTGGTTTTCGGTACCGACCCGGCCAACTCCTATGCCGATCACCAGATCGGCATGTACAACACCTGGGCCGGCGGGCAGGTCGCGACGCTGACCGTGACGGCGAATGTCGCAGCCGATGTGCAACCGCGCTTCGACGCGGGCAATCCCCCGGATGTGGTGGAGAACAAGGCGATGTCGGAGGAGGCCGGCACCGGCATGCCGGTCGCGGCGATGTCCACCCCCGCACTGGTGGAGGCGAATCGGTTGGCCGATCTGTCGGTCCTGCTCGACGCGCCGACGATCGACGACCCGAACACCAAGGTACGCGATCAGCTGATGCCCGGAACCGAACAGCTCGGGTCCTTCGACGGGACGATGCGGGTGCTGAACTATGCCTTCCACATGTGGGGCTGGTGGTATTCGAACACCCTGTTCGCCGACAACGGGTGGTCACCGGCGAACACCTGGGACGAGTTCCTGGCCCTGTGCGACACGATCAAGTCGACCGGATTGGCGCCGATCATCCATCCGGGTCTGAACACCGAGCAGCTCGGCGTGATGGTGTTGACCGCGGCGATCAAGCACGGTGGCAACCAGGTGGCCCTGGACATCGACAACCTGACCCCCGAGAGCTGGACCAATGACAATCTGCTGCTGGCCGCCGAGCAGTTCCAGGAGTTGTACGACCAGGGCTTCCTGTTCTCCGGATCCGAGGAACTCGACCTGTCGACCAGCCGGACCGAATGGGCTCAGGGCAGGGCGGCGATGCTGCCCAGCGGCTCCTGGCTGGAGCGTGACCTCGATTCGACCGTACCGATGACCTTCGAGATGAAGGTGGCCCCGCACCCGTCCGCCGAGGACGACGAGATGCCCTACGAGACCATCTTCGGCGGTACCGGTGCCGGGTACGTGATCGGCGAGGCGGCGATGAACAAGCCGGGCGGACTGGAGTACCTGCGGATCCTGCTCAGCGAGGAGGCCAGCCAGGAGTTCACCGCCCGGACCCAGACCCTGGCCGCGGTGAAGGGCGCCTGGGAGAACCTGACCGACCCGCCGTCGGGGTTGGAATCGATGGCCAGGGCGACCCGCGCGGCCGGTGACAACATCGTCAACGTGTTGTCCACGACCGTCCCCTGGTACCCCGGGCTGCAGCAGGCGCTGCAGTCGGAGATGGCGCGGCTGACGACGGGGCAGACCAAGGCCGACGAGTTCTGCGAGGCGATGCAGGAGGCGGCCGACTCCCTGCGGACCGATGTCACGGTCACCAAGTTCGAACGCACCTCCTGA
- the coaA gene encoding type I pantothenate kinase, translating to MSEVATDRSSPTGSGATSPFVQLRREAWARLAYSTPMTVDEQTLAELRGKGDPTSLTDVVEVYLPLTRLISKYVEHTGDLYTASNKFLGLSVRRTPFVIGIAGSVAVGKSTTARLLRQLLADLPQHPRVSLVTTDGFLYPNDELERRGLLHRKGFPESYDRRALQRFVVDVKSGLPQVSAPVYSHLVYNILPDEKVVVEQPDILIVEGLNVLQPAGIRSDGTSGLALSDFFDFSVYVDAAVEDIRQWYIDRFLMLRQTAFRNPSSYFRRYAELTAEEAVEEATGIWSRINGPNLVNNIAPTRGRATAILRKGADHGVEWVRIRKL from the coding sequence ATGAGCGAAGTGGCCACCGACCGGTCGTCGCCTACCGGATCGGGAGCTACCAGCCCTTTCGTCCAGTTGCGGCGCGAGGCGTGGGCGCGCTTGGCCTACTCGACCCCGATGACCGTCGACGAGCAGACCCTGGCCGAGCTTCGGGGAAAGGGCGACCCGACCAGCCTGACCGATGTCGTCGAGGTCTACCTACCTCTGACCCGGCTGATCTCCAAGTACGTCGAGCACACCGGTGATCTCTACACCGCGAGCAACAAGTTCCTCGGGTTGTCGGTGCGCCGTACCCCGTTCGTGATCGGAATCGCAGGCTCGGTCGCCGTCGGCAAGTCAACCACCGCCCGATTGCTCAGGCAGTTGCTGGCCGACCTGCCGCAACATCCGCGGGTCAGCCTGGTGACCACAGACGGGTTCCTCTATCCCAATGATGAGCTCGAACGCCGAGGCCTCCTGCATCGCAAAGGTTTCCCCGAGTCCTACGATCGGCGCGCGCTGCAACGTTTCGTGGTCGACGTGAAATCGGGCCTGCCGCAGGTGTCCGCCCCGGTGTACAGCCACCTCGTGTACAACATCCTTCCGGACGAGAAGGTGGTCGTCGAGCAACCCGACATCCTGATCGTCGAAGGGTTGAACGTGTTGCAGCCGGCAGGCATCCGTAGTGACGGCACCTCCGGACTGGCGCTGAGCGACTTCTTCGACTTCTCCGTGTATGTCGACGCCGCGGTCGAGGACATCCGCCAGTGGTACATCGACCGGTTCCTGATGTTGCGACAGACGGCCTTCCGGAACCCGTCGTCGTACTTCCGTCGGTACGCCGAGCTGACTGCCGAGGAGGCCGTCGAGGAGGCCACCGGGATCTGGAGCCGGATCAACGGCCCGAACCTGGTGAACAACATCGCACCCACCCGCGGTCGGGCCACCGCGATCCTCCGCAAAGGCGCCGACCACGGCGTCGAGTGGGTGCGGATCCGCAAGCTCTGA
- a CDS encoding endonuclease domain-containing protein: MGRGAPPYRQPSDSTDPSPDPFVHRFRRSGHSSRSSSHAPDMNAETTHLLATQRFIDLGERPDLRRTVEHLSRHNLLVKVLPNIWSTPELAARADVRAAAVQQRHRDAVLIGDTAAWLVLDGPAPAVIEVSVSGHLRPQQGFRFSEKQVPVEDIVVLHGLRVHSPAGTAVDLAARDNGAAIDNALRLGRAQLEGLHRVMGSIRGRRGNRRRREILADSRDEPWSAAERVAHRLLRESQLTGWVTNRPILTSTGRYLADLVFSVARLIVEIDGYATHGTRNAFESDRERQNALVLDGWRVLRFTWRTLTSQPDVFLAQIRHALAN, from the coding sequence ATGGGGCGCGGCGCCCCGCCCTACCGCCAACCGTCAGATTCCACAGATCCGTCGCCGGACCCGTTTGTCCACAGATTCCGTCGATCGGGGCACAGCAGCAGGTCGAGTTCCCATGCTCCCGACATGAATGCCGAAACCACGCATCTCCTCGCCACACAACGGTTCATCGACCTGGGAGAACGTCCCGATCTCCGGCGTACGGTCGAGCATCTGTCACGCCATAACCTGCTGGTGAAGGTCCTGCCCAACATCTGGAGCACGCCAGAGCTCGCGGCCAGAGCGGACGTGCGCGCAGCGGCTGTCCAACAACGCCATCGCGATGCGGTCCTGATCGGTGACACCGCCGCGTGGCTGGTGCTCGACGGACCGGCGCCGGCGGTGATCGAGGTGTCGGTCAGCGGCCATCTCCGTCCGCAACAGGGGTTCAGGTTCAGCGAGAAACAGGTGCCGGTCGAGGACATCGTGGTGCTGCACGGGCTGCGGGTACATTCGCCCGCCGGCACCGCTGTGGACCTGGCTGCACGGGACAACGGCGCAGCGATCGACAATGCTCTTCGTCTCGGCCGCGCACAGTTGGAGGGTCTCCACCGGGTGATGGGATCCATTCGCGGCCGTCGAGGCAACCGTCGCCGGCGGGAGATTCTGGCGGATTCCCGGGACGAACCGTGGTCGGCGGCCGAACGGGTGGCACACCGCCTCCTCCGGGAAAGCCAGCTGACGGGTTGGGTCACGAACCGACCTATCCTCACCTCGACCGGCCGCTACCTCGCAGACCTCGTCTTCTCCGTGGCGAGGCTGATCGTGGAGATCGACGGTTACGCGACCCATGGGACGCGGAACGCGTTCGAGAGCGATCGAGAACGCCAGAACGCGCTGGTGCTCGACGGCTGGCGAGTCCTTCGCTTCACTTGGCGAACCCTGACCAGCCAGCCCGATGTCTTCCTTGCGCAGATCCGCCATGCCTTGGCGAACTGA